From one Labeo rohita strain BAU-BD-2019 chromosome 8, IGBB_LRoh.1.0, whole genome shotgun sequence genomic stretch:
- the LOC127169698 gene encoding beta-1,4-galactosyltransferase galt-1-like codes for MAKSRFKILLALICISITSTLILAYNSGYPLYQYLTAFYNTQRITEALNSITPIKDSQHFMVSAFIDHRLDGVIRVISIIKRNSLQPLYCVYCNAKEVCKTVHTDVQIHEDHFGFPFHVSDVICKGKHMQNATHVLISTKDSDNNVTEYLPIKNRVQLNTFKYDFTVCISTLFGNYNNVLQFAQAIEMYKLLGVQHVVIYKTSCGPDLEKLLKHYETEGMMEIVSWPIEQFLNPSSGWNFQQHKGDVHYYGQLATLNECIYRHMYQSKYVLLNDIDEIIMPYKHDNLSSLMKYLESAHPRESVFIFESHVFPKSQFEESGKFKRAEWKNIPGVNIMEHIYREPNPKNTYNPTKMIVNPRNVLQTSVHSSLKNYGYFHRVEFHVSRMIHVREPMEVNLTKEELFVDKRIWDFEQKLIPNVDRALKLSGL; via the coding sequence ATGGCTAAAAGCAGATTTAAAATTCTTCTTGCTCTAATATGTATCTCTATTACTTCAACGCTGATTTTGGCATATAATAGTGGTTATCCACTTTACCAATATTTGACTGCTTTCTATAATACACAAAGAATCACAGAAGCTTTAAATTCAATAACGCCAATCAAAGACTCACAGCATTTCATGGTGTCTGCGTTTATTGACCACAGACTGGACGGGGTCATTCGAGTCATCAGCATAATCAAAAGAAACAGTCTTCAACCACTTTACTGTGTTTACTGCAACGCCAAAGAAGTCTGCAAAACTGTTCACACTGATGTCCAGATACACGAAGACCATTTTGGCTTCCCGTTTCACGTCTCAGATGTGATTTGTAAAGGTAAACACATGCAAAATGCAACACATGTCCTTATATCAACTAAAGATTCAGATAACAATGTTACGGAGTACCTGCCAATAAAAAATCGGGTCCAATTGAACACCTTTAAGTATGACTTCACAGTTTGCATCTCCACCCTTTTTGGCAACTACAACAATGTACTGCAGTTTGCTCAAGCGATTGAGATGTACAAGCTTCTGGGTGTACAGCATGTGGTCATCTATAAAACTAGCTGTGGACCGGACTTGGAAAAGCTCTTAAAACATTATGAAACAGAAGGGATGATGGAGATCGTTTCATGGCCTATCGAACAGTTTCTGAACCCGTCGTCAGGCTGGAACTTCCAGCAGCACAAGGGTGACGTCCATTATTATGGTCAGTTGGCAACACTCAACGAGTGCATTTACAGGCACATGTACCAATCCAAGTACGTTCTCCTGAATGACATTGATGAAATCATCATGCCTTACAAACATGACAATTTATCATCTCTTATGAAGTACCTTGAGTCTGCTCATCCCAGGGAAAGTGTATTCATTTTTGAGAGCCACGTATTCCCCAAATCACAGTTTGAGGAGAGTGGGAAGTTCAAACGAGCAGAATGGAAGAATATTCCCGGTGTCAATATCATGGAGCACATCTACAGAGAACCTAATCCAAAGAACACTTACAATCCCACAAAGATGATTGTCAACCCAAGGAATGTGCTGCAAACCTCAGTACATTCCTCATTGAAAAACTATGGATATTTTCACCGTGTAGAATTTCATGTTTCTAGGATGATACATGTGAGAGAACCAATGGAGGTGAATCTTACTAAAGAGGAACTGTTTGTGGACAAAAGAATTTGGGACTTTGAGCAAAAACTGATACCAAATGTTGACCGGGCTTTGAAGCTTTCAGGTTTGTAA